CACCAGGAGCATCGTCATGAGGATCCAGATGGAAGCGGCGACGATGGTAATCCGGGTGAAGGTGTCGCCGGCCTTGGTGCCGAAGGCGCTCGAGCCCCCCGCTCCGCCGAAGGCGCCGGCCAGGCCGCCCCCCTTGCCCCGCTGGATCAGGACCAGGCAGATCAGGAACAGCGACAGCAGCACGATCAGCGTGTTGAAGATGGCGGTCAGTACACCCACGTTGGGAATCCTTTGGTCTCGAACGGGCTCGGTGACGAGGACGAGGGAGGCGCGGGGCGTCGAGATCCGATCACGACTTGCCGCGGGCCGTGACCTCCTGGCCGGCCTTGATGATGGCGAGGAAATCGGCCGCCTTGAGGGACGCGCCGCCGACGAGGGCGCCGTCGATGTCCGGGCAGCCCAGCAACTGGACGGCGTTGTCAGCCTTGACGCTCCCCCCATACTGGACGACGACCCGGGCGGCCGTCGCTTCGCCGAAAACCTGGCTCAGCCAGCTTCGGATGTGGGCGTGAACAGCCTGGGCCTGTTCCGGGGTGGCGGTCAGGCCGGTGCCGATCGCCCAGACCGGCTCGTAAGCGAGGACCACGCCGGCGGCTTCCTCGGCGCTCAGGCCGGCGAGCGAGCCAGTGAGCTGCTCCAGAAGAACCTCTTCGGTCTTCTCGGCCAGGCGCTCATCCTTCGTCTCGCCGATGCAGACGATGGGGATCAGTTTGGCGGCCAGGGCGGCCTTGAGCTTGGCGTTGACCTGGGCGTTGGTCTCGCCCATGCCGTGACGACGCTCCGAGTGGCCGATAATCACGTGGGTGCAGCCGACGTCCACGAGCATCGGCCCGGAGATCTCGCCGGTGAACGCGCCGTTGGGCTCCCAGTAAATGTCCTGGGCGGCCAGCCCGATCGGCGAGCCTTCCAGGACCTGGTCGACCTTCGTCAGGAAGACGAACGGGGGGGCGAGCGCCACGTGCACGTCGGTCGCCGAGCCGAGGCCGTTCTTGACCCCCTCGGCGAGGGCGGCGGCGGCCTCGGTCGAGGTGGGATTGAGCTTCCAGTTGCCGGCGATCAACAGCGTACGCATCAGACCGTGACTCCTTCGCAGACGTCGATGGTCGCGCCCATCAGCTCAGCGAGCCGACGGAGCTCGACCATGAGGCGGGCGTATTGTTCGGGCAGGAGCGCCTGGGGGCCGTCGGAGAGGGCCTTCTCCGGGCAGGTGTGCACCTCGACGTGCACGCCGTCAGCCCCGGCCGCCACCGAGGCCTTCGCCATCGCCGGGATCAAGGCCGGACGCCCGGTCGCGTGGCTGGGGTCGACGATGATCGGCAGGTGGCTCAGCGCCTTGGCGTTCGGGACCATCGAGAGGTCGAGCGTATTCCGCGTCGAGTCCTCGAAGGTCCGGATCCCGCGCTCGCAGAGGATGACCTCGCGGTTCCCCTGGGCCAGGATGTATTCGGCCGACATGAGGAGATCCTTGACCGTCGCGCTCATCCCGCGCTTGATCAGGACCGGCAGCTTGACCTTGCCGACCTCTTTGAGGAGGTCGAAGTTCTGCATGTTGCGGGCGCCGATCTGGAACATGTCGGCGTACTTGGCGACGAGGGGGACCTGGCGGGGGTCCATGACCTCGGTGACGACCGGCATGTGGAGGGCGTCGCCGACGCGGCGAAGG
Above is a window of Paludisphaera rhizosphaerae DNA encoding:
- the tpiA gene encoding triose-phosphate isomerase → MRTLLIAGNWKLNPTSTEAAAALAEGVKNGLGSATDVHVALAPPFVFLTKVDQVLEGSPIGLAAQDIYWEPNGAFTGEISGPMLVDVGCTHVIIGHSERRHGMGETNAQVNAKLKAALAAKLIPIVCIGETKDERLAEKTEEVLLEQLTGSLAGLSAEEAAGVVLAYEPVWAIGTGLTATPEQAQAVHAHIRSWLSQVFGEATAARVVVQYGGSVKADNAVQLLGCPDIDGALVGGASLKAADFLAIIKAGQEVTARGKS
- the aroF gene encoding 3-deoxy-7-phosphoheptulonate synthase, with product MIIVLKPHATPDVIQHVVERIEALGFTPHLSQGVSRTVIGVIGDEEKLQAEPLEAITGVEKVLPILKPFKLASREFHEEDSVFDVKGVKIGGGHLAMIAGPCAIEGEDLLYETAVKVRDAGANILRGGAFKPRTSPYSFQGLGEEGLQILRRVGDALHMPVVTEVMDPRQVPLVAKYADMFQIGARNMQNFDLLKEVGKVKLPVLIKRGMSATVKDLLMSAEYILAQGNREVILCERGIRTFEDSTRNTLDLSMVPNAKALSHLPIIVDPSHATGRPALIPAMAKASVAAGADGVHVEVHTCPEKALSDGPQALLPEQYARLMVELRRLAELMGATIDVCEGVTV